A window of the Hordeum vulgare subsp. vulgare chromosome 5H, MorexV3_pseudomolecules_assembly, whole genome shotgun sequence genome harbors these coding sequences:
- the LOC123399226 gene encoding zinc finger protein ZAT7-like: MKQAAADRAVPLSLSLSLGVLANFNKKMRRAAAPGGDEFVCKTCGRSFPTFQALGGHRTSHLRGRHGLALALTTGDHYYSVKPKSTTDQKQEHRCNICGQEFETGQALGGHMRRHRDETPQSLPVLLQLFV; encoded by the coding sequence ATGAAGCAAGCAGCGGCAGACCGGGCCgtgcccctctccctctcgctctcccttGGCGTcctagccaacttcaacaagaagatgcgccgcgccgccgcccccggtgGGGATGAGTTCGTGTGCAAGACGTGCGGCCGATCGTTCCCGACGTTCCAGGCGCTGGGTGGCCACCGGACCAGCCACCTGCGCGGACGCCACGGGCTGGCGCTCGCCCTCACCACCGGCGATCACTACTACTCCGTCAAGCCCAAGAGTACTACGGATCAGAAGCAGGAGCACCGGTGCAACATCTGCGGCCAAGAGTTCGAGACGGGGCAGGCGCTCGGCGGACACATGCGCCGGCACCGCGACGAGACGCCGCAGTCGCTGCCCGTTCTGCTCCAGCTCTTTGTCTAG
- the LOC123399227 gene encoding zinc finger protein ZAT7-like: MTKHQRPAADQVLSLSLSLSLGAVADRSSKKMRRAGAVGGDEFVCKTCGRSFPTFQALGGHRTSHLRGRHGLALALTTGDHYYSVKPKSTTDQKQEHRCNICGQEFETGQALGGHMRRHRDEAPPVLLELFV; this comes from the coding sequence ATGACGAAGCACCAGAGGCCAGCAGCAGACCAGGTTCTGtcgctctcgctctcgctctccctcGGCGCCGTTGCCGACCGCAGCAGCAAGAAGATGCGCCGCGCCGGCGCCGTCGGTGGGGATGAGTTCGTGTGCAAGACGTGCGGCCGCTCGTTCCCGACGTTCCAGGCGCTGGGTGGCCACCGGACCAGCCACCTGCGCGGACGCCACGGGCTCGCGCTCGCCCTCACCACCGGCGATCACTACTACTCCGTCAAGCCCAAGAGTACTACGGATCAGAAGCAGGAGCACCGGTGCAACATCTGCGGCCAAGAGTTCGAGACTGGGCAGGCGCTCGGCGGACACATGCGCCGGCACCGTGACGAGGCGCCGCCCGTTCTGCTCGAACTGTTTGTCTAG
- the LOC123399228 gene encoding zinc finger protein AZF2-like: MGVGMKRAREEEPVSLALALTTDSAASSTTSADSAGGPAAAASRKRARRGRMVATSGEGEFVCKTCSRAFASFQALGGHRTSHLRGRHGLELGVGVARAIRERKKQEERQHECHICGLGFEMGQALGGHMRRHREEMALRGGGGGGDDGDQWVWRSVGEPDQEVVGHRTAANYQPPVLLELFV, from the coding sequence ATGGGAGTGGGGATGAAGCGAGCGAGGGAGGAGGAGCCGGTGTCGCTGGCGCTGGCGCTGACCACGGACTCGGCGGCGTCGTCCACCACGTCGGCCGACTCGGCCGGCGGGCCTGCGGCGGCGGCGTCCAGGAAGAGGGCGCGGCGGGGCAGGATGGTGGCCACGTCGGGGGAGGGGGAGTTCGTCTGCAAGACCTGCAGCCGCGCCTTCGCGTCATTCCAGGCGCTGGGCGGGCACCGGACCAGCCACCTCCGGGGCCGCCACGGGCTGGAGCTCGGCGTCGGCGTTGCCAGGGCCATCAGGGAGCGGAAGAAGCAGGAGGAGCGGCAACACGAGTGCCACATCTGCGGGCTCGGGTTCGAGATGGGCCAGGCGCTCGGGGGCCACATGCGGCGACACCGCGAGGAGATGGCgctgcgcggcggcggcggtggcggcgacgacggcgatcaGTGGGTGTGGCGCAGCGTCGGGGAGCCGGATCAGGAGGTGGTGGGGCACCGGACCGCCGCCAATTACCAGCCGCCCGTCTTGCTCGAGCTATTCGTCTAG
- the LOC123399231 gene encoding zinc finger protein ZAT8-like, which produces MVSSMKQCRDQAEVPFVSLSLSLGAMADRISKKQRRGADGEFVCKTCSRAFPSFQALGGHRTSHLRGRHGLALGLAAGSDQPATKRTTDQKQAHQCHVCGLEFEMGQALGGHMRRHREQEAPATTAQAPPVLLQLFV; this is translated from the coding sequence ATGGTTTCCTCAATGAAGCAGTGCAGAGACCAGGCCGAGGTGCCCTTCGTgtccctctcgctctccctcgGCGCCATGGCCGACCGCATCAGCAAGAAGCAGCGCCGCGGCGCGGACGGCGAGTTCGTCTGCAAGACGTGCAGCCGCGCCTTCCCGTCGTTCCAGGCGCTGGGCGGGCACCGGACAAGCCACCTGCGCGGCCGCCACGGGCTCGCGCTCGGCCTCGCCGCCGGGTCCGATCAGCCGGCGACCAAGAGGACCACGGACCAGAAGCAGGCGCACCAGTGCCATGTCTGCGGGCTCGAGTTCGAGATGGGGCAGGCGCTCGGCGGCCACATGCGCCGGCACCGCGAGCAGGAGGCGCccgccaccacggcgcaggcgcCGCCCGTCCTGCTCCAGCTCTTCGTCTAG
- the LOC123453030 gene encoding zinc finger protein ZAT18-like — MGAGMKRAREEQPMVSLALSLTTDSSASTTLSDNSSTGAPRKRTRRGRVVATSGEGDFVCRTCGRAFETFQALGGHRTSHLRGRHGLELGVGVARAIRERQRREDKQQHDCHICGLGFETGQALGGHMRRHREEMALDRWVALSDQEAGHQAAAADRLPILLELFV, encoded by the coding sequence ATGGGAGCGGGGATGAAGCGCGCGAGGGAGGAGCAGCCAATGGTGTCGCTCGCGCTGTCCCTCACCACGGACTCCTCGGCGTCCACCACGTTGTCGGACAACTCCTCCACCGGTGCGCCTAGGAAGAGGACGCGGCGGGGGAGGGTGGTGGCCACGTCGGGGGAAGGGGACTTCGTCTGCAGGACTTGCGGGCGCGCCTTCGAGACGTTCCAGGCGCTGGGCGGGCACCGGACCAGCCACCTCCGCGGCCGCCATGGGCTGGAGCTCGGTGTCGGCGTCGCCAGGGCCATCAGGGAGCGGCAAAGGCGTGAGGACAAGCAGCAACACGATTGCCACATCTGCGGGCTGGGCTTCGAGACGGGCCAGGCGCTCGGCGGCCACATGCGCCGGCACCGCGAGGAGATGGCGCTCGACCGGTGGGTCGCGCTTTCGGATCAGGAGGCGGGGCAccaggccgccgccgccgaccggcTGCCGATCTTGCTCGAGCTGTTCGTCTAG
- the LOC123453031 gene encoding zinc finger protein ZAT18-like — protein MGAGMVSLALSLSTDSSASTTTSDNSSTGAPATTAARNKVRRGRVVATSGEGEFVCRTCGRAFETFQALGGHRTSHLRGRHGLELGVGVARAIKERKRQEDMEQHDCHICGLGFETGQALGGHMRRHREEMALDRWVALSDQEAGHQAAAADRLPVLLELFV, from the coding sequence ATGGGAGCGGGCATGGTGTCGCTGGCGCTGTCCCTCAGCACGGACTCCTCGGCGTCCACCACGACGTCGGACAACTCCTCCACCGGTGCGCCGGCGACGACGGCGGCAAGGAATAAGGTGCGGCGTGGGAGAGTGGTGGCGACgtcgggggagggagagttcgtgTGCAGGACGTGCGGCCGCGCCTTCGAGACGTTCCAGGCGCTGGGCGGGCACCGGACCAGCCACCTCCGCGGCCGCCATGGGCTGGAGCTCGGCGTCGGCGTCGCCAGGGCCATCAAGGAGAGGAAGCGGCAAGAGGACATGGAGCAGCACGATTGCCACATCTGCGGGCTGGGCTTCGAGACGGGCCAGGCGCTCGGCGGCCACATGCGGCGGCACCGCGAGGAGATGGCGCTCGACCGGTGGGTCGCGCTGTCGGATCAGGAGGCAGGGCACcaggccgccgcggccgaccggcTTCCCGTCTTGCTCGAGCTGTTCGTCTAG